The Halioglobus maricola genome segment GCGCAGAAACGATGACATCGCCCCCGAGTTCCTTGATGGACTGCTCGTGCAAGGCATTGACGCGGCAGCGCCGGGTTGAGAGTACAGTGGCGAGGGTACTGTTCTCGGCGAGCATGACTGTTTTGGCTGGCAATACACTGCGCGGGTTGCCGGTGCCTTCGCTGTAGAAATGTTCGATGCTCTGGTGCAGGGATCCACCCAGAGTGACATTAAGAAGCTGGGCGCCACGACAAATCCCCAGCAGGGGTTTGCCTGCATAGAGGGCGTGGCTGATAAGCTGCTTCTCCAGCGCGTCACGATCCGGGTCGTAGTCGCCGGCGCTGTGCCGTGCGAACAGAATGCGCAGGGGGAACAGTGCGAGGCTGACCAGCCAGTCTTTCCAGCTAAATGCCATCTGGGATTTGGCCGGTGGCTCTTCGCCATAGTGCAGCGGGTCGACGTCGGTGCCGCCGCCAATGATCAGCCCATCCAGCGCACTCTCCTGATACGAGTAGCCCGGCCTGATTCGTCTGGGTGTGCCGCCCGCCCGGAGCACGGCCAGTGCTGTCATCGCCCAGGCGGCATAGCCGCCGCGGTCCGGGCCAGTTATCCCGATGACAGGGCGATCGCTCAAGGTAGAAGCAGTTTTTGGCCGAGGAGGGAGGTGAGAATGGCGATCCAGCGGCTGTTGGGTAGCAGGCTGAAATGTTCGCTGTGTTCTTGCCAGGTATCGATCAGCTCGCTGCGAAGGCTGTCGTCGGCTGCCAGTGTCTCGACCATTACCCAGCGATTCCAGGCGGAGGAGACACTCCAGTCGGGTTCGTTGACCTTGCAGTCCGGCAGGCGGTAATGAAATGCTGGCCGGGCGGATACCAGTTCGCGTTCTTCCGGGCTGAGGTTCTCCAGGACTGTCTTTTCGTCGAGCATGCTCAGTATGGGAAGCATATCCAGGGCGCGATTGCGGGTGGGGTTGTGCTGCATATAGTCCGCCACCAGGCGGTGTGAACTGGGCTGATAGCTGTTATCCAGCGCGAGCTGCACATATTCCGGGGGGAACGGGTCGATATAGCGTGTGAGGTAACGGCGCGTGCGATCCGTCTCCGCCAGTTCCATGATCCAGGCATGCAGCAACAGGAATGACTGGATATAGGCGAGCGTAGTGGGGGCATCAAGCCTGGGGATAGACGCGTTGATGTGCAGGCCGAAGGCGTAAATGATCGACTGCTGAGTGCCCTCGGCGCCCATTTTGTTGAGGGTGTCGACGAGAATATCCAGCTGCTGGATTTCAGTGAGAGGAATGGGTGCCGTGACAACTTCGCAGGGCACCAGGCCGCGACTGGCATTGTCGATATTTGTTTCGAGCTCGTGGCCCAGTGACCCGGGCTCAAATTCAAGGCCCAGGTTCCCGAGCCACTTTCGGTAGCGGCCGGCTTTCAGTATGTTGGCATCGCGCTCAACCTTAAGCCGACCGAGGCTGCTGTCGTGAATGATGGCTTCAAACGGACTGAGGGTTTCCAGGCGGCCGCCCAGCGCTTCGCATAGTGCGCTGCTGGTCTCCGCGATGGGCAGGTTGCCAAATTCAAATTCGAACCCGGCCCGGCGCGGTTCGTCGCTGGAGTCCAGCAATACAGGTGGCATCTGGTACAGCGCTGCCATGGTAACTCTCCGCTAAAAGGGTTTGTCGCCATCGATGGTGATACGTTCCATGCGTCGATGAGCCGGAAAATAGTCGTTGATCGGGCGGTGTTGGGTGCAGCGATTGTCCCACAAGGCGAGGCAATCAGGCCCCCACTGAAAGCGACAGGTGAATTCATCCGTTTTCACATGCTCAAACAGAAAACTCAGCACGGCGTCGCTTTCCTCGCGCCGCAGGCCCTCAATATGCGTGGTGAATAACGAGTTGACGAAAATGGCCTTCTTGCCGGTTTCCGGATGGCTGCGGATCACCGGATGGCGTACCGGTGAGTGTGCTGCGATGGCATCAGCGAGGCGCTCACTGCCGCCGGGCTCGGCCAAACTCTCCTTGAAGCCAAAAGCGAAGTCGTGAACGGCGGAGAGACCCTCGAGAAACTTTTGCATACGCGGTGACAGGGCGTCATACGCCGCCGTCATGCTCGACCATAGCGTGTCCCCACCCTTGGGCGGCAGTATCACCGACTTGAGCATGGTGGCCATGGGAGGATGCTCGCTGTAGGTCATATCGGTGTGCCAGGCCTCGATCTTGGTGGGCGCTTCCGGCTTGCTTTCAAGAATGGTGATTTCGGGAAAGCCTACAACCGTTTCGTAGGCCGGGTGCGCCTGGACAGGGCCAAACGACAGGGCAAGTGCCCTCATATTCTCTGGCGTGATGCCGCTCTCGCGGAAAAATATTACCTGGTACTCATTGAGTAGTTTGCGCACCCGCAGAAAGTCTTCTTCGGTTAGCGTAACGGACAGGTCGATGCCGCGAATCTCGGCGCCCAGGGCGCCAGCCATCGGTTTAATGTCAAGCATGGACGTTTCTTCTCTGATGTTCTTTGATGATTTTACACCGCTCGCCGGGTGTAGCGAAAGCATCAGTTAGACATCGGTAACGACACAGTAACGCGCAAGCCGCTGCCAGTATTTTCTGCGCGGATAGTGCCGCCGTGCAGCTCGATCGCCCTGCGAGCAATGGACAGGCCAAGGCCGTGGCCACCGTCCTCGCGGCTGCGCGCTGTGTCAACCCGATAGAATTCATCGAAGATGCGATTCAGTTCGGTTTCTGGCAGGCCTGGGCCGCGGTCTTCGATTTCAATGCGATACTGGTGGTCTATGCGCAGGATACCGGCGGTGACCACTGATCCCGGTGCCGTGTGTCGCAGACCGTTGCGCAGGATATTTTCAAAGCAGCGGTGTAGCAGATCGCCCGTGCTGGCCACCACAGCCTGTTCCAGCCCGGTGTCCAGTCTCGCTGTGGTGCCCTCTGCCTTGCCTTCAAAACTGGCGTCCTGGCACAAATTCTTCAGCAGCCCCACAAGATCAATATGTGAATCCAACTCGCGTTGTTCCTGGTGGGCGCTGAGTAGCTGTTGAATGAGCTCTTCGAGTCGTTCTGTTTCGCGTTCCATGCGCTCGAGATAACGGGCGCCTTGATCAGGCGCGTCCTGGGCCAGGGCTAGCGCTACTCGCAGTCGGGCCAGCGGGGAGCGGAGTTCATGTGAGATATCGCTCAGCAGCTGGCGCTGGGCTTCCATGCGTGCCTGCAGCTGCCCGGCCATGCTGTTGAAGTCCCTGGCCAGCTGATCGGTTTCGTCGCCGCCTTTGTCGCGCACATCCAGGCGCGCTTCGAGGTCGCCGCCGGCTATTCGATTTGCTGCCTGCTGCAGCTGGGCAAGACGGCGGGTCATGAACCTGGACAGGCCGTAGCAGACCAGCCCGCTGACCAGCAGGGCGAGGAGTATTCTGAGCCAGAGGTGTTCGATGAGCGCATTGATGAAACCGCGGCGGTCCGCCTGGAATTCCAGTACCACACGCAGATTGCCCTGCTGGCTGTCGCGCACCCGGTGTGCGAAATAGCGTTTATCGCCCTGGCGTAAATAAGCGCGGCCCCGGCGATGGCTCAGGCGATCAGCCACTTCTGCGACCGCCGGTGGCACGGCCTTGCCAAGAATTTCGCCTTCGCCGCGTTTGAGCAGGTAGACCTGGAGATTGTGTTCGCTCTCGAGAGTGGCAACGAATTCGGCGACTTCCTCCGGTGACTGATGTTGTATCTGGTACAGGAGATTGAGTACGAAGCGGGGAGGAGGGCGTCGATCGCCGTCGCTATCGGGATGTTCCTGCCGGGGTTGATCGTCAAAATACTGATTGACCAACATTGAGCTGCCCACAATGGCAATTGTCGCCAGCCAGAAGCCGAGGAATATTTTCAGGAATATACCGCTACGCATATCAGTTGCCTGTAGGACTTACAAACTGATAGCCGGCGCCGCGCACGCTGAGAATGAGTTTGTCGCCACCAGCCTCCGCGAGTTTTTTGCGAATTTTACTCACATGTACATCGACGCTGCGGTCGTAGGCGGAGAGCGGCCGGCCCAGCCCCTCTTCACTGAGCGTGTCTTTGGAGACCACGTCGCCGGCATGCGCAATCAGCACGGCCAGTAGATTGAATTCGGCGCTGGTGAGCTGGAGCGGCGTGCCTGCGTATTCGGCGCTGCGGTTGCCGCGGTCTAGTATGGTGTCGCCCACGCTTGTCTGGGCGCTGGTTTGCGTGCCGAGGCTGTCCGCACGGCGCAGAATGGCTCGGAGCCGTGCTGCAAGTTCGCGGGGATTGCAGGGCTTGGGCAGGTAGTCATCTGCACCCAATTCCAAGCCGATAATACGGTCCGTGTCCTCGCCCCGCGCGGTGAGCATCAGGATGGGAGTTGCGCTGCGCTCCCGCAGTTTGCGTAAAACGTCCAGGCCTTGCATTCCCGGCAGCATGATATCCAGTATCAGGGCGCTGTAGCTGTGTTTTTGCAGATGTTCAACTGCCTCGGCGCCATCGTGCACTGCAGCTACTGCAAAGCCTTGCGTGCCGAGGTATTCTGCTAGCAGTGCGCACAGCTCCTGATCGTCATCAATAATGAGAATAGGGGTTTCCATGACGGTAAGTGTGGGGAAATGCTTACACTTTGTCACCCGTGTTTAACAATTCTTAACTCGTTGACGGCAGAGCTTTACGAGGGCTTTGAGTAGAGTTATATCCATGGCGCAACGGTGTGCCGGACCAGAAAACCAGGAGACTGAAATGAAAAACACATTATTGAAAGCAATTCCCGCAGTAGCACTCAGTGGCATGCTCATGGCGACTACCGGTTGGGCGATGGGCCACGGTAAAGGGCACGATTCTGAAAAAATGATCGAGCGTATGGCGGACAAACTGGAGTTGACCGATTCGCAGCGCACCCAGGTTGAGGCAGTGTTTGCCGAAGACAGGGCGCAGATGGAGGCAGACCGAGTGCGTATAGAAGAAATACGCGAAGCTTTGAGTGAGCAGCGTAGCAACTTCAACGCCGGCACAGCCCAGGCGCTGTCAGATGAACTTGGCGAAATCACGGCGCGCACAACCTACGAGATGACCAGCAATCGCGCGGCTGTCTATCAGCTGCTAACTGATGAGCAGCGCGCCAAAATGACAGAGATGCAGGCAAAAATGTCTGAGCGCAAGGCCAAAGGTAAGGGGCGCCGAGGAGAGTAGCTCTATTGAGTTCCCTGTATTGGGCAGCCTTCGGGCTGCCCTTTTTTTTCGTGTCTGGATACAACGCCGGGCGTCTGATGGCGGGCCGGAGCAAACAGCTTGCGCGGGTTACGTGGCAGTGACCGGGGCAGAAGTTTCAGGCTCACTATTTCTTACCCAGCTGAGATAGCCCCGGATATTGAGAATCATGAAGACGACATTGCCTACTGCCATTCCAATACTTTCCATCCAGGTAAGACCCAGAAAGATGAAAATCAGATTAGAAAACGCAAACAACAAGAATCCCGACCGTTGTTTGTTTCCCAGCATATAGACCGAAAGCAAGCTGAGAATCATGCCGATCCAATCCACAAAGTAGTACTGATACAGCGAATCCATAAACTCTGGAAATATCCTTATATAGTTTTATTACTTAACAGCTAGCGCTACAGGCGGGTGGATAAATGACGGGAGCCATCATAACAGTCTCTGCCAAAGCACTCGCCAAAAAAAACCCGGCCAGAGCCGGGTTTTTTGCAGTAGCACTAACGCCCTAGAACGCAGCGGTGAACGTAGCACCGAAGTAGGTGTCGCGACGGCTCATGCCGACGAAACTACGCTTGAAGGAATCCGCGCCATCTGCGTAACGCAGTGCCAGTGGTGTGGAGTCCTCTCCGGTGAGGTTCTTGCCCCACAGGCGGACAGCGTACTGGCCGTTGGTGAAGCCAATGCGCGCGCCCACCAGGTTGGTGTCGCCGGTTTCTATCAGGTTGTGCACCTGGGCCCATTTGCTGCTTTCGTAACTGTAGTCGGCGCCTACGCTCCACTCCCAGTCACCTTCGCCGAAGGGGCGACGGTACTCAAAGTCGACATAGGCCTGATGCTCAGCGGTACGCGGAATTTCCTTGCCGTCGATGGAACCGTAAGCGGAAGTACAGTCGTCCTGGTCAGGGAATTCGTTGCCGGTGGAGCAATCAACGAGGCCATTGTCAGCAACGTCGTTGAGGACACCCTGGTTCTGGTCGAAACCGTCGGTAAACTCTGAGTCAGTCCAGGCATAGTTGAAGCGCATGCCCAGGCCTTCGATCGCCTCTGGGAACCAGCTCATCTCAGCTTCGAAGCCAAAGATTTCGGCGTCACCCGCATTGGTCACAGCTGAGGTGGTGTTGGTCAGGTCAGCGGTGCGAACGTTCTGGGTCAGCTGGTAGCCTTCCAGGTCATTGAAGAACAGAGCGAAGTTGGCGGTCAGGCGGCCATCGTCGAAGACGTTCTTGGAACCAATTTCGAAGGACTTAACTTCTTCTTCGTCATAGGACGGTACGCCAGCCTCGATGGCCTCGGTACCATTGAATCCGCCCGGCTTGGTGCCCTCGGCATAGAGTGCATACAGCATGCTGTTGTCAGAAAATTTCCAGTCGAGCGTAATGCGAGGGCTGAAGCTGTCGAAAGTTTCAGATGCGCTGGTAGTGTTCTGCACGGGGCCGCCGAGATCCTGAGCGATCGTGTCCTGGGAGATTTCTTCTTCCTGATAACGACCTTCAAGGGTCAGCGTCATGGTTTCGGTGAAGTCCCAACCCCACATGCCGAACGCTGCCATGTTCTCAATGTCTTCGGATTCCTGGTCGCGAGAAACGACGATGGTGGGGCCGAAGAAGGGAACGATCGATCCACAGATCGGGTTAGCGGCACAGACGCCCTGCATTCGGCCAAACTCGATGCCGTAATTTCTGCCGGCGATGGCAGCGGCATCGTCAGGAAGGTCGCGTATGCTGCGAGAGTCTGTTGTGCCGTCGTAGTAGTAAGCGCCGATCAGTGCACGCGTGTTATCGCCCTCGAATGAGAAGCGCAATTCCTGCGACCAGTCTTCACTCTCGCTTTCGCTGGCGAAGGTGAAGTCTACGATGGATCCAACGTAGGCGTAGTCAAATGGCGGTACCGGGAAGCCAGCGTAGGGGAAGCCGTTGGGTGTGAAGTTGGCCACCTGGAAGGAGGTCGGGCTGTAGTCTGCCTCGCTGATTTGTGTGTAGTCTCTTTCGTTGTAGCCTGTGATCGAGGTCAGGGTCCAATTGTCACCGATGTTCCAGTCAATGTTCAGGCTCACCTGTAGCGTTTCGACGCTGTCCTGTGCATCGGGCGCTTGTACGGTCCAGTCGGAGTCAACGTCGCGGGGCTTCAGAGTGCCGCAGTAGTAGCGGCCCAGGCCCTGGTAGAGCGAACCGTTGTCTTCATAGCAGTTATTCTCGGAAGCGGGCTGTGAGAACAGCGCCGGCTGGCCGTCTTCAAGTTCTGCCCAGGCGGCACGTGTGCGGATGCGAAGGTCATCGCTGGGGTTCCACTCGAGTAGTGCCGCGATGTTCTGGGACTCCTGTTCGCCAATGTCGTCGCCATCAAACTGATTCTCGAACACACCGTCACGCTCGTAGTAGCGGCCGGAGATGCTGCCGCCGAGGGTATCGGTGATGGGGCCACGGATCGCGCCCGATACGTCGTACTGACCGTCTTCAGCAAGCTCTATTTTGATGTCCGAGGAAAATTCGTCGCCCGGGGACTTGGTGATCATATTGATCGCACCTGAATAGGTGTTCCGGCCGTATAGCGCGCTCTGGGGGCCTTTAATCACTTCCACCCGTTCAACATCATTCAGGTCGTAACCCGCCAGCGAGCCATTGATGTAGACGCCGTCGATAAAGTAGGAAACACCGGACTCACCGAGGATGGTGCCCTGGCCGCGAATGACAGGGCGATCAGAGACGCGACTGAATTCGTTGTCGAACACCAGGCCCGCGGTGATTTTTGAGATGTCTGACAGGTCTTTGATCGCCAGTTCATCGATAGTGTTGGAGCTGATAGCAGACAGGGCGATGGGCACGTCCTGAGCGCTTTCCGAGATCTTGCGCGCGGTGACGACCACTTCTTCCAGCTCAAAGCTGCTCTGTGCGAGGGCGGGGGCGCCCTGTAGAGTTGCCGCAGCAGCGGTTGAGATGATCGCCGCGCGAACTGCCTGGCGGCAGAGATTGGGTTTGCTGATCATTGTGATATCCCTGTATGTCGGTGCGAAGTTAAAGCTTTTTGTGTTTTATATGTTATATAAATATAACATTAGGTTTTACTCGATTAGACCACAGGGAAAACCGGCGTGCAAGAGGCTAAGTCGTTGTCAGCATTGACATTTATCAATGGATGCCAGAGGTAAGTAGAGTGATTGAAGGTTTCTCAGAGAGCGTTGTGATTGTTCGCGATGCCCGGAGCGCGGCGGACAACTGGTTACAGTTGAGCGGCTGGGCAGAAAGGCATCAAGGCGCAGTGCCAGGGTCTTTGCTGCGGGCCTGGGGTTTAGCAGATACGTGCGCAGGCCGTGAAGTCGTATTGCAGCAGCAAGATGCTGTTGCGGGCAGGCTGCGCCTGATTGAACTGGCAGGCTGCGAGCAAGAGGACATACGCCCCAATCCTCAAACATGGGATTGCGGTGCCCTGCTGGACCTCAATGTGCGGGTGGCGGATATGGGCCAACGTCAGCGCGAGTTCCGCGCGGCCAACTGGCGCGGCCCCAGCGACCCGGTTGCCTGGCGATTCGGCGAAGTGAAAGTGAGTGAGTGGCTGGCTATGGGCGAGGATGGCCTGGCCGTTGCGCTAATAGAGCGTCTGTCGCCGCCGCTACCGGATGATCAGTTGCCCGATAGTGTCGGGCCGGTATTCAATTCCAGCCAGGTGGTTGCCGATATGGCAGTATCGCTGGCGTTTTATGAGCAGGTGCTGGGCTTCGACAAGTTTCTCCATATTCGTCAACCACTGCTGGATGCGCCCGGGGAAAACCCGCTGGGCATTCCCCACAATCTGGTGAGCGAGCTGGATGTAGAGATAGCCATCCTTTCGCCCGGCGGCAGTATGGATGGCTCTGTAGAATTGATTAAGATGCACGGTCTGGAGGGGCGGCAGTTCGCCGCGCGCTCAAGGCCGCCAAATCTGGGACTGCTGGGGCTGCGTTTTCCGGTGCAGGATGCCGCCGCACTGGCTCAGCGGCTGGCGGGCGAGGGTGTAGAGATTCCCTTCGCCCCGACAACATTGGCCTTTGCGCCGTACGGCAGTGTGCTGATGTTTGCGGCACGTGCGCCTGAGGGCGCCTGGCTGGAGTTCTACCAGTTGCTGTAACTCAATTGAGTTTGTCTACCAGCAGTTGATTGAGTTCGATGACGAAGCCGTCCGGGTCGCGAATGACGCTGACCATCACCGGAATAACACCTTTGCCGTCATACGATGGATATTCGACCCGGGTGGGTTCGGAAATGACTTCTACCCCGGGCGTTGCTACAACGCTGTCCCAGCGCTGGTCCAGATCTTTTACATTGAACACCAACACGATCGTTCCGGGCTCGAAGGCGGTTTCGCTGCTGGCGAGGGGCTGTTCCTTGCGCGGTTTGCGATACTCGAGCAGGCCGAGCACGCCGATGAAATCGTCATTGGCCTGCAGGAATGTCAGCCGTCGCGAAATGTCGGAGGTCTCATCGGTCTTGGCGTCGCGCGGATTGCGGATCATCTTGTCGTAGCTGATGGTCATGCCCAGCGCTTCGTTGTAGAGGGCCAGTGAACGGTCGATGTCGCGCACCACCAGTGTGGTGCGGCGCAGGTCAAGAGACAAGCGCTCATCTTCAGGCACAGGGGCAGCGTGGGCGATGTTGTTGCCGATAGCGAGTAACAGGCCCAGGGTGAAGGCGCGCGTCAGTGTGTTCATTGGTTTACCTTTTTCGGTTTGGCGTTGGATTCGGTGTTCGTTTGGTTGAGCCAGCGGCTTTCTTGATCGAGCAGTTGTTTCATGTCTGCTCTGGTCTGCGGCAATTCTTCGGCGGGGACGTCCAGATGGTTGAGCGGGCTTTCCTGTTGGTACTGCTGAAATACTGGCGCCACGACCTCTACGGGGTAGCGCGGAATGCGACGACCCTGGCGGAATGTGGCGATGGGAACCACCCCTTCGATAATAGCCTCATTGTTGTGACGCGCTTCTGCCAGCACATTGCCATCTGGAGCGACGATAAGTGAGCCGCCGCCCATATGCTCGTAGCCACTACCTTCAGGGAAGGTGATGTTTGACATAGCTGAGTAGACGTTGTGGAAACGCGCAGTGGCTTTCACATCTTCCTCCGAAAACAGCGTGGCGGTGCGGAACATAATTTCGACGCCACGCATTGCGAAAGCGGCAAACACGAAGGGGTCCAGTTGAACGGTGCTCACGGCAAAATTTCCGTACTCGCTCCGGACCACGGGAAACTCTGCCTCGATACCGTACATTTGCCGGTAGCGGTCGCGAACGTTCTCAATGGTCGTGGTAGGTATCTCGCCATCGTTACCCAGGCGTTTTACGTTGCGGGTCTTCCAGAATTTTTCGGCAATCTCACCATCGCGGCCGATTACGGTGTTGATTGACAGGATGTGACCTGGCCATGCACGGTCGCGAGCGTAGCTGCCAAAAATAATGTAGGTGTCACATTTTTTTGCGACCTCGCCTAGCGCTGCGGTTTCGGGGCCGGGCACTTCGATCGTGAACTTGAGCTTTTCGTTGCGCGTGCCGAACGAGTAACCGGTGAGGGGGAACTCGTTGTACAGCAGGAAATCTGGCTTGCGTCCCTCACTGCAGGCCTGCTCAGCCAGCCTGATCATGCGCTGTAAATTGATATCCAGACCCGCGGCGATAGTTTCGGCATCCTGCAGGTTGGTGACACCGTTCTGGATAACCTTGACCACAACCTCGTCTTTTTCCAGCTTGGCGCGCGGGTAGCTGCCGTCTTCGTGGACTAGTACCGGGTCCGCGGAAGCGGTGAAGCAGACGCTGATAGCGCATGGAAAAATAACGTTCCTGAGCAATTTCATCGAGTAGGGCCGCCTGTTCCTATCAATTGTCGACCTTGAGGTCCATGCGGTACTTGAACCGCTCCGGGTGATAAAACACTTTCAGGTAGTCCACCAGGTGTTCCTTGTCGCCGTCTCTTTCGTAGGAGAGACGGACCAGGTTGAGCAGCGGTGCGCCGGGCTGGGTGTCGAGTTGGGCAGCCAGATCAGGCGTGGCCGCCAGCGCAGAAATGGTCTGGCTCACGTGGGTGATGGCGAGTCCATGCTTGCGGAAAATTTCCAGCCTGGGGGCGTTTTCGAAGTCGCGTTTGGTGACAGCTTTTGCCAGGCCCGCGGTCCAGCTGGAGTAGTAGCCGAAAGGCAGGCCGTCCCTGGAGCGGACCCGCACAACATGCAGGGCGGTATCCGCTTCGCCGATATTGAGCGCTTCGCGCACACTCGCTGGCGGCTTCAGGGATTTACATTCCAGTACATGTACATCCGAGTGGCGAGCCATGCTCTCGATTTCCTGGAGCATACCGACAAGGGGTGCCTGCACAGGCTGGGGGCTGTATTCATAGGTGACATGCGTTCCGCGGCCGCGACGTCGCTCTACCAGAGATTCTGCGGCGAGCTCGTCCATGGCGCGCTTAGCGGTGATGCGAGATACACCGAAGGTCTCTGCCAGTTGTTGTTCCGTGGGCATCTGGGCGCCATTGTCGATAGTTCCATTGAGAATCGCGTCTTTCAGTAGCGTATACAGACGGAAGTACAGCGGGGTCGGCGCTTCCTGATTCAGTGCCTGTAACTGACCTTCACTGAAAATGTCTCCGATGTTTTTCATGCACTTACCTTCATTGTGATTGTTGTTGCGCGAGCCATGCTGCGCGAATGTCGCCAGCAGAGGCACACCAGACCCCATCCAGTGAGGTGAGGTATTCCAGGGCCGCTTCGAGTTTGGCGATACGGTGAGGTTGCCCCAGCATCCACGGATGGATGTTCAGCGCGAGGATTCTACCGCCCGCGCTCTGTGCCTCCAGCAGCAGGAAATCGCCAGCGTCGCATACTTGTTCCAGCCACGATTGCTCTGAGTGCAGATTGTTCATGATCACGAAGCGGTCTTCCAATTCGTTCGACAGGGGCATCGCGATGAGTTGGCCCGCGCCCGTGTTAAACGCGTAGGGCATATCATCGTTAACCCAATCGCAGAAGTACTCGATACCATTGGCAGCGAGGATGTCAGGTGTGTTTTCGCTCTCGTTGCGCGCCGGGCTAATCCAGCCCTGAATTGGCTGGCCCGCAAGTTCGCGCAGGCGGTCAAGAGAGCGGGCCACCAGCGTTTCCTCTTCCTCGCGTGACTGACCCCCATAGTGGAGGCTGTCCATGTTCCAGCCGTGGCACATGATCTCGTCGCCACGTTCAACAATTCGCTGCAGCAAATAGGGCGCGCGCTCGGCGAGCTCGGTGTTGAATGCAAAGGTGGGCTTGA includes the following:
- a CDS encoding gamma-glutamyl-gamma-aminobutyrate hydrolase family protein: MSDRPVIGITGPDRGGYAAWAMTALAVLRAGGTPRRIRPGYSYQESALDGLIIGGGTDVDPLHYGEEPPAKSQMAFSWKDWLVSLALFPLRILFARHSAGDYDPDRDALEKQLISHALYAGKPLLGICRGAQLLNVTLGGSLHQSIEHFYSEGTGNPRSVLPAKTVMLAENSTLATVLSTRRCRVNALHEQSIKELGGDVIVSAREASGVIQAIELSYANFVIGVQWHPEYMPQSIRQQGLFRHLVYTARAGQSS
- a CDS encoding response regulator transcription factor, whose protein sequence is METPILIIDDDQELCALLAEYLGTQGFAVAAVHDGAEAVEHLQKHSYSALILDIMLPGMQGLDVLRKLRERSATPILMLTARGEDTDRIIGLELGADDYLPKPCNPRELAARLRAILRRADSLGTQTSAQTSVGDTILDRGNRSAEYAGTPLQLTSAEFNLLAVLIAHAGDVVSKDTLSEEGLGRPLSAYDRSVDVHVSKIRKKLAEAGGDKLILSVRGAGYQFVSPTGN
- a CDS encoding VOC family protein; protein product: MIEGFSESVVIVRDARSAADNWLQLSGWAERHQGAVPGSLLRAWGLADTCAGREVVLQQQDAVAGRLRLIELAGCEQEDIRPNPQTWDCGALLDLNVRVADMGQRQREFRAANWRGPSDPVAWRFGEVKVSEWLAMGEDGLAVALIERLSPPLPDDQLPDSVGPVFNSSQVVADMAVSLAFYEQVLGFDKFLHIRQPLLDAPGENPLGIPHNLVSELDVEIAILSPGGSMDGSVELIKMHGLEGRQFAARSRPPNLGLLGLRFPVQDAAALAQRLAGEGVEIPFAPTTLAFAPYGSVLMFAARAPEGAWLEFYQLL
- a CDS encoding TonB-dependent receptor encodes the protein MISKPNLCRQAVRAAIISTAAAATLQGAPALAQSSFELEEVVVTARKISESAQDVPIALSAISSNTIDELAIKDLSDISKITAGLVFDNEFSRVSDRPVIRGQGTILGESGVSYFIDGVYINGSLAGYDLNDVERVEVIKGPQSALYGRNTYSGAINMITKSPGDEFSSDIKIELAEDGQYDVSGAIRGPITDTLGGSISGRYYERDGVFENQFDGDDIGEQESQNIAALLEWNPSDDLRIRTRAAWAELEDGQPALFSQPASENNCYEDNGSLYQGLGRYYCGTLKPRDVDSDWTVQAPDAQDSVETLQVSLNIDWNIGDNWTLTSITGYNERDYTQISEADYSPTSFQVANFTPNGFPYAGFPVPPFDYAYVGSIVDFTFASESESEDWSQELRFSFEGDNTRALIGAYYYDGTTDSRSIRDLPDDAAAIAGRNYGIEFGRMQGVCAANPICGSIVPFFGPTIVVSRDQESEDIENMAAFGMWGWDFTETMTLTLEGRYQEEEISQDTIAQDLGGPVQNTTSASETFDSFSPRITLDWKFSDNSMLYALYAEGTKPGGFNGTEAIEAGVPSYDEEEVKSFEIGSKNVFDDGRLTANFALFFNDLEGYQLTQNVRTADLTNTTSAVTNAGDAEIFGFEAEMSWFPEAIEGLGMRFNYAWTDSEFTDGFDQNQGVLNDVADNGLVDCSTGNEFPDQDDCTSAYGSIDGKEIPRTAEHQAYVDFEYRRPFGEGDWEWSVGADYSYESSKWAQVHNLIETGDTNLVGARIGFTNGQYAVRLWGKNLTGEDSTPLALRYADGADSFKRSFVGMSRRDTYFGATFTAAF
- a CDS encoding Spy/CpxP family protein refolding chaperone; this translates as MKNTLLKAIPAVALSGMLMATTGWAMGHGKGHDSEKMIERMADKLELTDSQRTQVEAVFAEDRAQMEADRVRIEEIREALSEQRSNFNAGTAQALSDELGEITARTTYEMTSNRAAVYQLLTDEQRAKMTEMQAKMSERKAKGKGRRGE
- a CDS encoding ATP-binding protein; amino-acid sequence: MRSGIFLKIFLGFWLATIAIVGSSMLVNQYFDDQPRQEHPDSDGDRRPPPRFVLNLLYQIQHQSPEEVAEFVATLESEHNLQVYLLKRGEGEILGKAVPPAVAEVADRLSHRRGRAYLRQGDKRYFAHRVRDSQQGNLRVVLEFQADRRGFINALIEHLWLRILLALLVSGLVCYGLSRFMTRRLAQLQQAANRIAGGDLEARLDVRDKGGDETDQLARDFNSMAGQLQARMEAQRQLLSDISHELRSPLARLRVALALAQDAPDQGARYLERMERETERLEELIQQLLSAHQEQRELDSHIDLVGLLKNLCQDASFEGKAEGTTARLDTGLEQAVVASTGDLLHRCFENILRNGLRHTAPGSVVTAGILRIDHQYRIEIEDRGPGLPETELNRIFDEFYRVDTARSREDGGHGLGLSIARRAIELHGGTIRAENTGSGLRVTVSLPMSN
- a CDS encoding TauD/TfdA dioxygenase family protein, with the translated sequence MLDIKPMAGALGAEIRGIDLSVTLTEEDFLRVRKLLNEYQVIFFRESGITPENMRALALSFGPVQAHPAYETVVGFPEITILESKPEAPTKIEAWHTDMTYSEHPPMATMLKSVILPPKGGDTLWSSMTAAYDALSPRMQKFLEGLSAVHDFAFGFKESLAEPGGSERLADAIAAHSPVRHPVIRSHPETGKKAIFVNSLFTTHIEGLRREESDAVLSFLFEHVKTDEFTCRFQWGPDCLALWDNRCTQHRPINDYFPAHRRMERITIDGDKPF
- a CDS encoding nicotinamide mononucleotide transporter, producing the protein MDSLYQYYFVDWIGMILSLLSVYMLGNKQRSGFLLFAFSNLIFIFLGLTWMESIGMAVGNVVFMILNIRGYLSWVRNSEPETSAPVTAT
- a CDS encoding amidoligase family protein, with translation MAALYQMPPVLLDSSDEPRRAGFEFEFGNLPIAETSSALCEALGGRLETLSPFEAIIHDSSLGRLKVERDANILKAGRYRKWLGNLGLEFEPGSLGHELETNIDNASRGLVPCEVVTAPIPLTEIQQLDILVDTLNKMGAEGTQQSIIYAFGLHINASIPRLDAPTTLAYIQSFLLLHAWIMELAETDRTRRYLTRYIDPFPPEYVQLALDNSYQPSSHRLVADYMQHNPTRNRALDMLPILSMLDEKTVLENLSPEERELVSARPAFHYRLPDCKVNEPDWSVSSAWNRWVMVETLAADDSLRSELIDTWQEHSEHFSLLPNSRWIAILTSLLGQKLLLP